A region from the uncultured Ilyobacter sp. genome encodes:
- a CDS encoding FAD-dependent oxidoreductase: MKRELVVIGGGPAGLAAAIEAKNNGVKDILVIERDKELGGILQQCIHNGFGLHEFKEELTGPEYAQRFINQMMELGIEYKLDTMVLHMDNSKRLQLINTVDGYMEVEAEAIIMAMGCRERTRGAISIPGDRPAGVFTAGAAQRFINMEGYMVGKKVVILGSGDIGLIMARRMTLEGAKVEAVVELMPFSGGLTRNIVQCLEDYDIPLLLSHTVTNIKGKERVEGITVAKVDANRRPIPGTEIHYDCDTLLLSVGLIPENELSRTAKIDIDQRTSGPIVNELMETSVPGIFACGNVVHVHDLVDFVSAESRRAGKAAARYISGNVKQSDVYKKVKANFGVSYTVPQKIRLENIEDKLEVFMRVNNVYRDVKLEVKDGDQTLVSLTKKHLAPGEMEKIILPKKILDKIVGDELKVSISEVK; this comes from the coding sequence ATGAAACGTGAGCTTGTAGTTATAGGAGGAGGACCAGCTGGTCTTGCAGCGGCAATAGAGGCAAAGAATAATGGAGTAAAAGATATATTAGTAATAGAGAGAGATAAAGAATTAGGCGGAATTTTACAGCAGTGTATTCATAATGGTTTTGGACTTCACGAATTTAAGGAGGAACTTACAGGACCTGAATATGCCCAGAGATTCATAAATCAGATGATGGAACTAGGGATAGAGTACAAACTAGATACTATGGTTCTGCATATGGATAACAGCAAGAGACTTCAACTGATAAACACTGTAGACGGCTACATGGAAGTAGAGGCTGAAGCGATAATAATGGCTATGGGATGCAGAGAGAGAACAAGAGGAGCGATCTCTATACCGGGAGACAGACCTGCGGGAGTATTTACAGCAGGAGCAGCCCAGAGATTCATAAACATGGAAGGTTACATGGTAGGTAAAAAAGTAGTGATCTTGGGATCTGGAGACATAGGTCTCATAATGGCTAGAAGAATGACTCTAGAAGGTGCTAAGGTAGAAGCAGTAGTAGAACTTATGCCTTTCTCAGGAGGACTTACAAGAAACATAGTACAGTGTTTAGAGGACTATGATATACCTCTATTACTTAGTCATACTGTAACAAACATAAAGGGAAAAGAGAGAGTAGAGGGGATAACTGTAGCTAAGGTAGATGCCAACAGAAGACCTATCCCTGGAACTGAGATACACTATGATTGTGACACTCTTTTACTTTCAGTTGGACTGATACCTGAAAATGAACTTTCTAGGACTGCAAAAATAGATATAGATCAGAGAACTTCGGGACCTATTGTAAATGAGCTAATGGAAACAAGTGTTCCAGGAATATTTGCATGCGGAAACGTAGTACACGTACATGATCTTGTTGACTTTGTGAGCGCAGAATCTAGAAGAGCGGGAAAAGCGGCCGCAAGATATATAAGCGGGAATGTAAAACAAAGCGACGTATACAAGAAGGTTAAGGCTAACTTTGGAGTTAGCTATACTGTTCCTCAGAAAATCAGACTTGAGAATATAGAGGATAAATTAGAAGTGTTTATGAGAGTAAACAATGTCTACAGAGATGTAAAGTTAGAGGTAAAAGACGGAGATCAAACTCTTGTATCCCTTACAAAAAAACATCTGGCTCCAGGAGAGATGGAGAAAATAATATTACCTAAAAAAATACTTGATAAAATAGTCGGAGACGAATTAAAAGTATCAATATCTGAAGTTAAGTAA
- a CDS encoding NAD(P)/FAD-dependent oxidoreductase: protein MYDVAIIGAGVIGASVARELSKYELNVVVIEKENDVSNGTTKANSAIVHAGYDAHEGTLMAKYNTLGNAMFDEICDELSVPFERCGSLVLAFSEEERGHLDLLYKRGIINGIPEMELLEKDEIKKMEPHISDKVVAALHAKTAGIVGPWELTIAMLENAAENGVNIELNQDVVDIEKLETGYRIITQERNFEAKVVINASGVYADKIHNMVSEETFKIKPRRGQYFVMDKTQGELVGQVIFQCPTELGKGILVTPTVHGNLLLGPDAQDMDDRDDISTTTEQLEFVKEHAVKSVPGIHFRESIRSFAGLRAEGDRGDFIIEEAPGAPLFFDVAGIKSPGLSAAPAIGLDVAKMAVEKLGEVKEKEGFKPKREQIIFMELSAEEKKELIKENPQYGRVICRCENITEGEIVSSIHRKVGARTVDGVKKRCRPGMGRCQGGFCGPRVQEILARELNVSLEEVVLDKKNSYILTGETK from the coding sequence ATGTATGATGTTGCGATAATTGGGGCTGGGGTTATAGGCGCTTCTGTTGCCAGGGAGCTTTCAAAATATGAACTTAATGTAGTGGTGATAGAAAAAGAAAATGATGTATCAAATGGAACAACAAAGGCGAATTCTGCGATTGTGCATGCGGGGTATGATGCTCACGAGGGAACTCTTATGGCGAAATACAACACTCTTGGAAATGCAATGTTTGATGAAATATGCGATGAGTTATCTGTACCTTTCGAAAGATGCGGATCTCTGGTTCTTGCCTTTTCCGAAGAGGAAAGAGGACACTTAGATTTACTGTATAAAAGAGGAATCATAAACGGTATACCTGAAATGGAGTTACTGGAAAAAGATGAAATAAAGAAAATGGAGCCACATATCAGCGACAAAGTTGTAGCAGCTCTTCATGCTAAAACAGCAGGGATTGTAGGACCTTGGGAACTGACTATAGCAATGCTTGAAAATGCAGCAGAGAATGGCGTAAATATAGAATTGAATCAAGACGTTGTTGATATAGAAAAGCTAGAAACAGGATACAGAATAATAACTCAAGAAAGAAACTTTGAGGCAAAGGTAGTAATAAATGCTTCGGGAGTTTATGCAGATAAAATCCACAACATGGTATCTGAAGAAACTTTTAAGATAAAACCTAGAAGAGGTCAGTACTTTGTAATGGATAAGACACAGGGAGAACTTGTAGGGCAGGTAATATTCCAATGTCCAACAGAACTTGGAAAAGGAATACTGGTAACTCCTACAGTTCACGGGAACCTATTGTTAGGGCCTGACGCGCAAGATATGGATGACAGAGATGATATCTCTACAACTACAGAACAACTTGAATTTGTAAAGGAGCATGCAGTAAAATCTGTTCCTGGAATTCACTTCAGAGAGTCAATAAGAAGTTTCGCAGGGCTTAGAGCTGAAGGAGACAGAGGAGACTTCATAATAGAGGAAGCACCTGGTGCGCCACTATTCTTTGATGTGGCAGGAATAAAATCTCCTGGACTTTCTGCGGCACCTGCCATAGGGCTTGATGTTGCTAAAATGGCGGTGGAAAAATTAGGGGAAGTAAAAGAAAAAGAAGGTTTCAAACCTAAGAGAGAGCAGATAATATTTATGGAGCTAAGCGCAGAAGAGAAAAAAGAACTGATAAAAGAAAATCCACAGTATGGAAGAGTAATATGCAGATGTGAGAATATAACTGAGGGCGAAATTGTAAGCTCTATTCATAGAAAAGTAGGAGCAAGAACTGTAGACGGAGTAAAAAAGAGATGCAGACCTGGTATGGGAAGATGTCAGGGAGGATTCTGCGGTCCGAGAGTTCAGGAGATATTGGCAAGAGAGCTGAATGTGAGCTTGGAAGAGGTTGTTTTAGATAAGAAGAACTCTTACATCCTAACAGGGGAAACGAAATAG
- the glpK gene encoding glycerol kinase GlpK has product MNKKYVIALDQGTTSSRAIVFDKDGNTVGVSQKEFTQIYPKAGWVEHDPMEIWASQSSVVTEVIAKTGITNDEIAALGITNQRETTVVWDKNTGKPVYNAIVWQCRRTANICDELKSRGLEEYVRHNTGLVVDAYFSGTKVKWILDNVEGARERAENGELLFGTVDTWLIWKLTNGRVHVTDYTNASRTMLFNIRDLKWDDKMLAELNIPKSMLPEVKNSSEVYGQANLGGVGGTGGVRVPIAGAAGDQQSALFGQACFEKGEAKNTYGTGCFLLMNTGENAVESKNGLLTTIAIGIDNKVEYALEGSVFVGGASVQWLRDELRLINDAADTEYFAKKVKDSNGVYVVPAFVGLGSPYWDMYARGTIVGLTRGANRNHLIRATLESVAYQSRDLIDAMEDDSNIKLAALKVDGGAVKNNFLMQFQSDILGTDVLRPVVTETTALGAAYLAGLAVGFWKSKEEIRNRWQVETQFAPAIEEGHKEQLYKGWKKAIERSMAWEEKE; this is encoded by the coding sequence GTGAATAAGAAATATGTAATCGCATTGGACCAAGGGACAACAAGCTCAAGAGCAATAGTATTTGATAAAGACGGAAATACAGTGGGAGTATCTCAAAAAGAGTTTACTCAGATATACCCTAAGGCAGGATGGGTAGAGCATGATCCAATGGAAATATGGGCAAGTCAGAGTTCTGTGGTGACAGAGGTAATAGCTAAGACGGGAATAACAAACGACGAGATAGCGGCTCTAGGAATAACCAACCAGAGAGAGACAACGGTTGTATGGGATAAAAACACAGGTAAACCTGTATACAATGCCATAGTCTGGCAGTGCAGAAGAACTGCAAATATATGTGACGAATTAAAATCAAGAGGACTTGAAGAATATGTAAGACATAATACAGGTCTTGTAGTAGATGCCTATTTCTCTGGAACTAAGGTTAAATGGATTCTTGATAATGTAGAGGGTGCGAGAGAAAGAGCTGAAAATGGAGAACTTCTTTTCGGAACTGTAGATACATGGCTTATCTGGAAACTTACCAACGGAAGAGTTCATGTAACAGACTATACAAATGCCTCAAGAACAATGCTCTTTAACATAAGAGACCTTAAGTGGGACGACAAGATGTTAGCAGAGCTAAATATACCAAAATCAATGCTTCCTGAGGTAAAAAATTCCAGTGAAGTATATGGTCAGGCCAACCTTGGAGGAGTAGGAGGAACTGGTGGAGTAAGAGTACCTATCGCCGGAGCTGCAGGAGATCAGCAGTCAGCCTTATTTGGACAGGCATGTTTTGAAAAGGGAGAAGCGAAAAATACCTATGGTACTGGATGTTTCCTTCTTATGAATACAGGGGAAAATGCAGTAGAGTCTAAAAACGGACTTCTAACAACAATAGCTATCGGTATCGATAACAAGGTAGAGTATGCTCTAGAAGGAAGTGTCTTTGTAGGAGGAGCCTCTGTACAGTGGCTGAGAGACGAGCTCAGATTAATAAACGATGCAGCAGACACAGAGTATTTTGCGAAAAAAGTAAAAGACAGTAACGGTGTATATGTAGTACCTGCATTTGTAGGTCTAGGGTCGCCATACTGGGATATGTATGCCAGAGGAACAATCGTAGGACTCACAAGAGGAGCAAACAGAAATCACCTGATCAGAGCAACTCTGGAGTCTGTGGCTTATCAGTCTAGAGACCTTATAGATGCCATGGAAGATGACTCTAATATAAAATTGGCAGCTCTGAAGGTAGACGGAGGAGCAGTAAAGAATAACTTCCTAATGCAGTTCCAGTCAGATATACTAGGAACAGATGTACTGAGACCGGTGGTAACTGAGACAACAGCCTTGGGAGCAGCTTACCTAGCCGGACTTGCTGTGGGGTTCTGGAAAAGCAAAGAGGAGATAAGAAACAGATGGCAGGTGGAAACTCAGTTTGCTCCGGCTATAGAGGAAGGTCATAAAGAGCAGTTGTACAAAGGATGGAAGAAAGCTATAGAAAGATCGATGGCTTGGGAAGAAAAAGAATAG
- a CDS encoding MIP/aquaporin family protein: protein MGVYLAEFIGTMILILLGNGVVANVVLNKSKGNNSGWIVITAGWGFAVAIAVYVTGWVSGAHINPAVTIALATIGAFDWAMVPGYIAAQVAGAFTGGVLVYLTYKQHYDETEDADGKLATFSTGPAISGAKWNAITEIIGAAMLVMGVLGITNGNNNVGPMAALLVGILVWSLGLSLGGPTGYAINPARDLGPRIAHAMLPIKGKRDSDWAYAWVPVVAPIMGGIIGAQVYMVCLSVWS from the coding sequence ATGGGAGTTTATTTAGCAGAGTTTATAGGTACGATGATACTAATATTACTTGGTAACGGAGTAGTTGCAAACGTGGTTCTAAACAAGAGTAAGGGTAACAACAGTGGATGGATAGTTATCACAGCTGGATGGGGATTCGCAGTGGCAATAGCAGTATACGTGACAGGATGGGTAAGTGGAGCTCACATCAATCCGGCAGTGACAATAGCACTTGCCACTATAGGTGCCTTTGACTGGGCAATGGTTCCTGGATATATAGCGGCTCAGGTAGCTGGGGCATTTACTGGAGGAGTACTTGTATATCTTACATATAAACAGCATTATGATGAGACAGAGGATGCAGACGGGAAACTGGCAACTTTCTCTACAGGTCCTGCAATAAGCGGGGCTAAGTGGAATGCGATAACTGAGATAATAGGTGCAGCGATGCTTGTTATGGGAGTACTAGGAATAACAAACGGAAACAACAACGTAGGTCCTATGGCAGCCCTGCTTGTGGGTATACTTGTGTGGTCGTTGGGTCTAAGTCTTGGTGGACCTACAGGATATGCCATAAATCCAGCAAGAGATCTGGGACCTAGAATAGCCCATGCGATGCTTCCTATAAAAGGAAAGAGAGACTCTGACTGGGCTTATGCATGGGTGCCAGTAGTGGCCCCCATTATGGGGGGAATTATAGGGGCGCAAGTGTACATGGTATGTCTAAGTGTTTGGAGCTAG
- a CDS encoding glycerol-3-phosphate responsive antiterminator: protein MSNFIKEILERNPVIPAIKDEIGFKKALEEDSEIVFILTSNLFNIKGMVEELKEKGKIVFVHADLVEGLSHSTYALEYLIKNTALDGIISTKYNLIKAAKKLNVRVIQRFFLLDSISLENSLKYARETKPDAVEILPGLMPKIIKRLSNELNLPVIAGGLITDKEDIMNALGAGASGVSTTKTELWNI, encoded by the coding sequence ATGTCAAATTTTATCAAAGAAATATTGGAAAGAAATCCTGTAATACCAGCAATAAAGGATGAGATAGGATTTAAAAAAGCTCTGGAGGAAGACAGTGAGATTGTATTTATACTGACATCAAATTTATTCAATATAAAGGGGATGGTGGAAGAGCTGAAAGAGAAGGGGAAAATTGTTTTTGTGCATGCGGATCTAGTGGAGGGCTTGTCTCATTCGACTTATGCTTTAGAATACTTGATAAAGAATACAGCTTTAGACGGGATAATAAGTACAAAGTATAACTTGATTAAAGCTGCCAAAAAACTAAATGTAAGAGTGATCCAGAGGTTTTTTCTTTTGGATTCAATATCTCTTGAAAACAGTCTGAAGTATGCAAGAGAAACAAAACCAGATGCTGTGGAAATACTACCGGGACTTATGCCGAAGATAATAAAAAGACTGTCAAATGAACTGAACCTACCTGTAATAGCAGGAGGCTTGATAACTGATAAAGAGGATATAATGAACGCCTTAGGAGCAGGTGCTTCGGGAGTATCTACGACTAAAACAGAATTATGGAATATATAG
- the gltA gene encoding NADPH-dependent glutamate synthase yields the protein MFEIKKKRKLTENIYLMDIYAPALANSAKPGHFLIVRNEEKGERIPLTVCDFDRSKGLVTIVFQVLGQSTQSMAQMNEGDYFIDVAGPLGHESEFVNEDIEKLKKKKFLFIAGGVGTAPVYPQVKWMKENNIDTDVIIGTRSADTLILEEEFKEVSKNLYICTDDGSYGVHGKVTDLLEQLIEKEGKKYDEVVAIGPMIMMKFVAMKTKEYNIPTVVSLNPLMVDGTGMCGACRVTIGDEVKFACVDGPEFDGHQVDFDEAMRRQRMYKNEEGRKILEKEDHESGHEHHHGGCGCHDHKDEEVCVERDKKKRVIAHSLDPEIRVKNFEEVCTGYTLEEALCETERCLNCKNAKCIEGCPVSINIPGFIQELKKSNIDEAAKIIFESSCFPAICGRVCPQESQCEAKCIVGIKGEPVSIGKLEKFVGDYALMHGTKADQAEEKPEKIAVVGSGPAGLAAASELAKLGYKVTVFEALHEAGGVLTYGIPEFRLPKEKVVQKEIDNVKKLGVEIVTNAVIGKTFTIDNLMEKEGYSAVFIGSGAGLPNFMGIPGENANGVFSANEFLTRVNLMKAHKSDYMTPVAVGKKCAVVGGGNVAMDGARTAARLGAETHIVYRRSEAELPARVEEVHHAKEEGVIMDVLVNPVEIIVDSAGAVEGMRCVRMELGEADQSGRRRPVEIEGSEFVMEVDSVIMAIGTKPNTLIPSTTEGLEINRWNCIATEEGSYRTSREGVYAGGDAVTGAATVILAMEAGKKAAAEIELYLDNKRKN from the coding sequence ATGTTTGAAATAAAGAAAAAAAGAAAACTAACTGAAAATATATATTTGATGGATATATATGCTCCGGCACTTGCCAATTCAGCTAAACCAGGACATTTTCTTATAGTGAGAAATGAAGAAAAAGGTGAGAGAATACCTCTGACTGTATGTGACTTTGATAGAAGTAAAGGGCTAGTAACTATTGTTTTTCAAGTGCTTGGACAGAGTACTCAAAGCATGGCCCAAATGAATGAAGGGGACTATTTTATAGATGTAGCAGGACCTCTAGGACATGAAAGTGAATTTGTAAATGAAGATATAGAAAAGTTAAAGAAAAAAAAGTTTCTTTTTATAGCAGGAGGAGTAGGAACGGCACCTGTGTATCCGCAAGTAAAATGGATGAAAGAGAACAATATAGATACAGATGTAATAATAGGGACTAGAAGTGCAGATACCTTAATATTAGAAGAGGAGTTTAAAGAGGTCTCTAAGAATCTCTATATCTGTACAGATGACGGAAGTTACGGAGTGCATGGAAAGGTAACCGACCTTCTAGAGCAGTTAATAGAAAAAGAGGGTAAAAAATATGATGAGGTTGTTGCAATAGGACCTATGATCATGATGAAGTTTGTAGCAATGAAAACCAAGGAGTACAATATACCTACAGTTGTCAGCTTGAATCCGCTGATGGTTGACGGAACCGGAATGTGCGGAGCATGCCGTGTGACTATAGGTGATGAAGTTAAATTTGCATGTGTGGACGGTCCTGAATTTGATGGACATCAAGTGGACTTTGATGAGGCCATGAGAAGACAGAGAATGTATAAAAACGAAGAGGGTAGAAAAATCCTGGAAAAAGAGGATCATGAAAGTGGCCACGAACATCATCATGGTGGATGCGGGTGCCATGACCACAAGGATGAAGAGGTATGCGTAGAAAGAGACAAGAAAAAAAGGGTTATCGCACACTCTCTTGATCCTGAAATAAGAGTTAAGAATTTTGAAGAGGTGTGCACAGGTTACACTCTAGAAGAAGCCTTATGTGAGACAGAAAGATGTTTAAATTGTAAAAATGCCAAGTGTATAGAGGGATGCCCTGTATCAATAAATATACCTGGGTTTATACAGGAGCTTAAAAAATCAAATATAGATGAGGCTGCCAAAATAATATTTGAAAGTTCATGTTTTCCTGCAATATGCGGAAGAGTATGTCCACAGGAATCTCAATGTGAAGCTAAATGTATAGTTGGAATAAAGGGAGAGCCTGTATCAATAGGTAAGTTGGAAAAATTTGTAGGGGATTATGCACTAATGCACGGGACAAAGGCTGACCAGGCAGAGGAAAAACCAGAAAAAATAGCCGTAGTTGGAAGCGGACCTGCAGGACTTGCCGCAGCCAGTGAATTAGCAAAATTAGGTTATAAAGTCACTGTTTTTGAAGCCTTACATGAAGCTGGAGGAGTACTGACTTACGGTATACCGGAGTTTAGGTTGCCTAAAGAAAAAGTGGTTCAAAAAGAGATAGATAATGTAAAAAAACTTGGGGTAGAAATAGTAACAAATGCAGTAATTGGAAAAACGTTCACCATAGATAATCTTATGGAAAAAGAAGGTTATAGTGCCGTGTTTATAGGAAGCGGTGCGGGACTTCCAAACTTTATGGGGATTCCCGGTGAAAATGCAAACGGAGTATTTTCTGCAAATGAGTTCTTAACAAGGGTAAATCTAATGAAGGCACATAAAAGTGATTATATGACTCCTGTTGCCGTGGGTAAAAAATGTGCGGTAGTAGGGGGAGGAAATGTGGCCATGGATGGAGCCAGAACTGCAGCTAGGCTAGGTGCTGAAACTCATATAGTCTACAGAAGAAGTGAGGCTGAACTCCCTGCCAGAGTAGAAGAGGTACACCATGCAAAAGAGGAAGGCGTAATAATGGATGTCCTTGTAAATCCGGTAGAAATAATCGTTGATTCTGCAGGAGCAGTGGAAGGTATGAGATGTGTCAGAATGGAGCTAGGAGAGGCTGACCAATCAGGAAGAAGGAGACCTGTAGAGATAGAGGGATCTGAATTTGTGATGGAAGTAGATAGTGTTATAATGGCCATAGGAACTAAACCAAATACTTTGATACCGTCTACCACTGAAGGCCTTGAAATAAACAGATGGAACTGTATAGCTACAGAAGAGGGAAGCTACAGAACTTCAAGAGAGGGAGTATATGCCGGTGGAGATGCAGTTACAGGAGCAGCTACGGTAATTCTAGCAATGGAAGCCGGGAAAAAAGCAGCGGCTGAAATAGAGCTATACTTGGATAATAAAAGAAAAAATTAG
- a CDS encoding D-alanyl-D-alanine carboxypeptidase family protein codes for MRRKIGIFLSVVLCLITFANKDYTSLLVGDTYGNVYYRENLHEKHPIASVTKMMTIMVACDSIRNKDISLEDRVEISAEARSVGGSMIWVAEGAKLTVRDLLKATAIYSANNAAYALAEYIGTGDVDSFVKLMNQKAEELGLEDEVEFYTPMGLPPSMTGKPMDRGTAFGIYKLSLEALKYPEYIAIASSKEDFIQDGTQRIVNRNKLLSEKNGVFGIKTGHHSKAGYNISIAAKRDGITTITVVFGSPNEKIRDKVVTDSLDKFYDEYHVQKLINIWKPMVGVGIEYGKKDLIYGYPDEDFEQLMSKNWGVEIRKTYIKSIEAPIKKGSVLGSYQLIVNGEQVKEGKIYARESVGKEKFIDKLKKIF; via the coding sequence TTGAGAAGGAAAATTGGAATATTTTTATCTGTGGTACTCTGTTTGATAACTTTTGCAAATAAAGATTACACATCTTTATTGGTGGGGGACACATATGGAAACGTATATTATAGGGAAAATTTACATGAAAAACATCCTATTGCATCTGTCACCAAGATGATGACTATCATGGTAGCCTGTGACAGTATAAGAAATAAAGATATAAGCTTAGAAGATAGAGTGGAGATATCGGCAGAAGCAAGGTCTGTGGGAGGAAGCATGATCTGGGTTGCAGAGGGAGCTAAATTGACAGTAAGAGATCTTCTAAAGGCCACTGCAATCTATTCAGCCAACAATGCAGCTTATGCCCTTGCAGAGTATATCGGTACGGGAGATGTGGACTCTTTTGTGAAACTTATGAATCAAAAGGCTGAAGAACTGGGGCTGGAAGATGAGGTGGAGTTTTATACTCCCATGGGCCTTCCCCCTTCTATGACGGGTAAACCTATGGACAGAGGAACTGCCTTTGGGATTTACAAGTTGTCTCTAGAGGCGCTGAAATATCCAGAGTACATAGCTATTGCCTCATCAAAAGAGGATTTTATTCAAGATGGGACTCAGCGTATAGTTAATAGAAATAAACTTCTTTCAGAAAAAAATGGGGTCTTTGGAATAAAGACAGGTCATCATTCTAAAGCGGGGTATAACATCAGTATCGCTGCAAAAAGAGATGGTATAACAACTATAACAGTTGTGTTCGGGTCACCTAATGAAAAAATAAGAGATAAAGTCGTAACTGACTCCTTAGATAAATTTTATGATGAATACCATGTGCAAAAATTAATAAATATCTGGAAACCAATGGTTGGAGTAGGTATTGAATATGGTAAAAAAGATTTAATATACGGTTATCCAGATGAAGATTTTGAACAATTGATGAGCAAAAATTGGGGAGTGGAAATAAGGAAGACCTATATAAAAAGTATAGAAGCTCCTATAAAAAAAGGAAGTGTACTAGGAAGCTATCAGCTTATTGTAAACGGGGAACAAGTTAAAGAGGGAAAGATTTATGCCAGAGAGAGTGTAGGAAAAGAGAAATTTATAGATAAATTAAAAAAAATATTCTAA
- the nifU gene encoding Fe-S cluster assembly scaffold protein NifU, whose protein sequence is MQYSEKVMDHFMNPRNVGTIENPDGYGKVGSPSCGDVMEIFLKIENDIIKDVKFRTFGCASAIATSSISTEMILNKNVNEALKLTNKAVAEALDGLPPAKMHCSVLAEEGIKAAIEDYMSKK, encoded by the coding sequence ATGCAGTATTCAGAAAAAGTAATGGATCATTTTATGAATCCAAGAAATGTAGGAACAATAGAGAATCCAGATGGATATGGAAAAGTAGGGAGCCCTTCATGTGGAGATGTCATGGAAATTTTTCTAAAGATAGAGAACGACATCATCAAGGATGTAAAGTTTAGAACATTTGGCTGTGCATCGGCGATAGCAACTTCATCTATATCTACGGAAATGATATTGAATAAAAATGTAAATGAAGCTTTAAAACTTACGAATAAAGCTGTAGCAGAGGCACTAGATGGACTGCCACCTGCAAAAATGCACTGTTCTGTCCTTGCAGAAGAGGGGATAAAAGCCGCTATAGAAGATTATATGAGTAAAAAATAG
- the nifS gene encoding cysteine desulfurase NifS, which yields MRVYLDNNATTKMDKEALEAMLPYFSEIYGNASSMHSFGNESKKAMVEARKTIADIFGIETDELIFTGSGSESDNLAIRGVAKAYRKRGNHIITSSVEHPAVRNTCRELEKEGYEVTYVSVDENGVINLDELKNAIKKETILITVMHGNNEVGTIQPVEEIGKLAKENRIVFHVDAVQTVGKLNIKPKEMGIDLLTFSGHKFYGPKGIGGLFIKAGIRLGKVLTGGGQEKKLRPGTSDVPGMVGMATALEVAYRNIEEEFKREEELRDYFESELLKRIPEIQINAKGAKRLPGTSSITFKYLEGESILLTLNYKGIAVSSGSACSSDDLQASHVLLAMGIPVEIAHGTIRFSFGKYNTREEVDYVLQELPPIVEKLRMISPLWNEFKAGK from the coding sequence ATGAGAGTATATCTAGATAATAACGCCACAACAAAGATGGACAAGGAAGCTCTCGAAGCCATGCTTCCTTATTTTAGTGAAATTTATGGAAATGCATCTAGCATGCATAGTTTTGGAAATGAATCTAAAAAAGCGATGGTTGAAGCTAGAAAAACAATAGCGGATATTTTTGGAATAGAGACAGATGAACTTATATTTACAGGTTCTGGTTCGGAATCTGACAATCTTGCAATAAGAGGGGTGGCAAAGGCCTACAGAAAAAGAGGAAACCATATAATAACAAGCTCTGTGGAGCATCCTGCAGTGAGGAATACATGCAGAGAACTTGAAAAAGAGGGATATGAGGTGACTTATGTTTCTGTGGATGAAAATGGAGTCATAAACCTAGATGAGCTGAAAAATGCTATAAAAAAAGAGACAATACTGATAACAGTAATGCATGGAAATAATGAGGTGGGAACTATCCAGCCGGTGGAAGAGATTGGTAAACTGGCCAAAGAAAACAGAATTGTTTTTCATGTAGATGCGGTGCAGACTGTTGGAAAGCTAAATATAAAACCTAAAGAGATGGGAATAGACCTTCTTACTTTCTCAGGACATAAATTTTACGGTCCTAAGGGTATAGGGGGATTGTTTATAAAAGCAGGAATAAGACTTGGAAAGGTTCTTACCGGAGGAGGTCAGGAGAAGAAACTCAGACCTGGAACATCGGATGTACCTGGGATGGTAGGTATGGCGACAGCCCTTGAGGTAGCATACAGAAATATAGAGGAAGAATTTAAAAGAGAAGAAGAGTTGAGGGATTATTTTGAAAGTGAACTTCTCAAAAGAATACCTGAAATACAAATCAACGCAAAAGGTGCTAAAAGACTTCCAGGAACTTCTAGTATTACCTTTAAGTATTTGGAGGGGGAATCGATACTTCTTACACTTAATTATAAAGGGATAGCTGTTAGTTCTGGATCTGCTTGTTCTTCAGATGACCTTCAGGCGTCACATGTTTTATTGGCAATGGGGATCCCTGTAGAGATAGCTCACGGAACCATAAGATTTAGTTTTGGTAAGTATAACACTAGAGAGGAAGTTGACTATGTTTTACAGGAGCTTCCGCCCATTGTTGAAAAATTGAGAATGATATCACCTCTTTGGAATGAATTTAAAGCTGGAAAATAA